From Demequina lutea, a single genomic window includes:
- a CDS encoding glycerophosphodiester phosphodiesterase family protein gives MTAIWAHRGSRLRAPENTMPAFELAVAEGADGIELDVHLTADGRLVVCHDPTVTLLDGSTALIRDLTFDAVRGVDLGNETSGAVGIPELHDVFELLAPTSLVLNIEVKNGPILYAGIEEAVIAAHRASGMAERIVYSSFNHLTLVALREREPSAAIAPLYEEALVDPWAYVLHMGANAAHPYYPTLGLPGMIEGFAAAGVAVRAWTVNDEADMRALIGAGIDAIVTDDPTAALKVRAEFD, from the coding sequence ATGACCGCCATCTGGGCCCACCGCGGCTCGCGCCTGCGCGCACCCGAGAACACGATGCCCGCCTTCGAACTCGCCGTAGCCGAGGGCGCCGATGGCATCGAGCTGGACGTGCACCTCACGGCCGACGGCCGCCTCGTGGTGTGCCACGACCCGACCGTCACGCTCCTCGACGGCTCCACCGCGCTCATTCGCGACCTCACGTTTGACGCGGTGCGGGGCGTCGACTTGGGGAACGAAACCTCAGGCGCCGTGGGCATCCCAGAGCTCCACGATGTCTTCGAGCTCCTTGCACCCACCAGCCTCGTGCTCAACATCGAGGTCAAGAACGGCCCCATTCTGTACGCAGGAATCGAGGAAGCGGTCATCGCCGCCCACCGCGCCTCGGGCATGGCGGAGCGCATCGTGTACTCGTCCTTCAATCACCTCACGCTCGTTGCCTTGCGCGAGCGTGAGCCGTCAGCCGCGATCGCGCCGCTCTACGAGGAGGCGCTCGTCGACCCGTGGGCCTACGTGCTCCACATGGGCGCCAACGCAGCGCATCCGTATTATCCGACGCTCGGTCTACCAGGGATGATCGAGGGATTTGCCGCCGCAGGAGTTGCGGTGCGGGCGTGGACGGTGAACGACGAAGCAGACATGCGCGCGCTCATCGGAGCAGGCATCGACGCCATCGTCACCGATGACCCGACAGCCGCACTTAAGGTCCGCGCCGAATTCGACTAG
- a CDS encoding proline--tRNA ligase has product MTTLFLRTLREDPADAEVASHRLLIRAGYIRRAAPGIYTWLPLGLKVLAKVERVVREEMDAAGGQEVHFPALLPREPYEVTGRWTEYGPNLFRLADRKGGDYLLAPTHEEMFTLLVKDLYSSYKDLPLTIYQIQTKYRDEARPRAGLLRGREFIMKDSYSFDMDDEGLERSYALQREAYVRIFDRLGIPFVVVQAQSGAMGGSKSEEFLAPTEVGEDTYVRSAGGYAANVEAVTTPVPPALELADAPAAHVENTPDTPTIASLVAVANSAHPRPDREWVAADTLKNVVLALTSPAGERSLLVVGIPGNREADMTRLEAALSPATVEAANEDDFKKHPELIKGYIGPGALGPQARAAGVVRGAEDDTAIPYLVDPRVVVGTRWITGADAPGRHVFDLTMGRDFVADGTIEAAEVRAGDEAPDGSGPLELARGVEIGHIFQLGRKYAAALDLKVLDVNGKQVTPTMGSYGIGVTRAVALLAENNHDELGLTWPIGVAPYHVHVMATGKDEAVFAVADELATGLESAGIEVLYDDRPKVSPGVKFKDSELLGAPYILVVGRGLENGTVEFKNRATGDSVEIPVGEVVAVVATAVREALAG; this is encoded by the coding sequence ATGACGACTCTTTTTCTCCGCACGCTCCGTGAAGACCCCGCCGATGCCGAGGTTGCGTCGCATCGGCTCCTGATTCGCGCGGGGTATATCCGCCGCGCGGCTCCAGGCATCTACACGTGGCTCCCGCTGGGCCTCAAGGTGCTCGCCAAGGTCGAGCGCGTGGTCCGCGAAGAGATGGACGCCGCTGGTGGCCAAGAGGTGCACTTCCCTGCGCTGCTGCCGCGTGAACCCTACGAGGTGACCGGCCGCTGGACCGAGTACGGCCCCAATCTCTTCCGCCTCGCAGACCGCAAGGGCGGCGACTATCTCCTCGCGCCCACGCACGAGGAGATGTTCACGCTGCTGGTCAAGGACCTGTACTCGTCGTACAAGGACCTGCCGCTCACGATCTACCAAATCCAGACCAAGTATCGCGACGAGGCGCGCCCCCGTGCGGGCCTGCTGCGCGGCCGCGAGTTCATCATGAAGGACTCGTACAGCTTCGACATGGACGACGAGGGCCTCGAGCGCTCCTACGCGTTGCAGCGCGAGGCGTACGTCCGCATCTTTGACCGCCTCGGCATTCCGTTCGTGGTGGTGCAGGCGCAATCGGGCGCGATGGGCGGATCCAAGTCCGAGGAGTTCCTCGCTCCCACCGAGGTGGGGGAGGACACGTACGTGCGTTCGGCCGGCGGCTATGCGGCCAACGTCGAGGCAGTCACGACGCCGGTTCCTCCCGCTCTCGAACTCGCCGACGCTCCCGCGGCACACGTCGAGAACACCCCCGATACCCCGACCATCGCGTCGCTCGTCGCCGTGGCGAATTCCGCTCACCCCCGCCCCGATCGCGAGTGGGTGGCGGCGGACACCCTCAAAAACGTCGTGCTGGCGCTCACGTCCCCCGCGGGCGAGCGCTCGCTCCTGGTGGTCGGCATTCCCGGCAACCGCGAAGCCGACATGACGCGACTCGAGGCGGCCCTCTCGCCGGCGACGGTCGAGGCGGCCAACGAGGACGACTTCAAGAAGCACCCCGAGCTGATTAAGGGCTACATCGGCCCAGGCGCCCTCGGCCCGCAGGCTCGCGCGGCGGGTGTGGTGCGCGGCGCGGAGGACGACACCGCCATCCCGTACCTTGTGGACCCGCGGGTCGTCGTGGGCACGCGTTGGATCACCGGCGCCGACGCTCCAGGCCGCCACGTCTTCGACCTCACGATGGGTCGCGACTTTGTGGCAGATGGCACGATCGAGGCCGCCGAGGTGCGAGCTGGTGACGAGGCCCCCGACGGCTCGGGACCGCTCGAGCTCGCGCGTGGCGTCGAGATCGGCCACATCTTCCAGCTTGGACGCAAGTACGCGGCCGCGCTCGACCTCAAGGTGCTGGACGTCAACGGCAAGCAGGTGACCCCCACGATGGGCTCCTACGGCATCGGCGTGACCCGTGCGGTGGCGCTGCTGGCGGAGAACAACCACGACGAGCTCGGCCTCACGTGGCCCATCGGCGTGGCGCCGTATCACGTGCACGTCATGGCGACGGGCAAGGACGAAGCAGTGTTCGCGGTGGCGGATGAGCTTGCTACGGGACTCGAATCCGCGGGCATCGAGGTGCTGTACGACGACCGTCCGAAAGTCTCGCCAGGCGTGAAGTTCAAGGACTCCGAACTGCTGGGAGCGCCGTACATCCTGGTGGTGGGCCGCGGCCTCGAAAACGGGACCGTCGAGTTCAAGAACCGCGCGACGGGGGACTCGGTCGAGATCCCGGTGGGCGAGGTCGTGGCGGTTGTTGCCACTGCAGTGCGCGAGGCTCTTGCGGGGTAG